From a single Triplophysa rosa linkage group LG17, Trosa_1v2, whole genome shotgun sequence genomic region:
- the LOC130568186 gene encoding H-2 class II histocompatibility antigen, A-Q alpha chain-like yields MELHVFILMVAVHVSTEVNVVHHDYQFDGCSDTEKEDMYGFDGEELYHSDFQKQKGVVTSPDFADPVSFPGFYEQGLSAMEACKQNLANHIKAYKNPPEEMGKPETTIYAKYDVQRGVENALICHVTQVFPPPVKVSWSKNNVKVTDGVDLSQYRKNKDDTFNIFSTLRFTPQEGDIYSCTVNHKALDYPLTKTWEVNIALPSVGPAVFCGVGLSLGLLGVAAGTFFLIKGNNCN; encoded by the exons ATGGAGCTGCATGTGTTCATTCTCATGGTTGCTGTTCATGTTTCAACTGAGGTTAATG TTGTACATCATGATTATCAATTCGATGGATGTTCAGATACAGAGAAAGAGGATATGTATGGATTTGATGGAGAGGAACTATACCATTCAGACTTCCAAAAACAAAAAGGAGTTGTGACATCGCCTGACTTTGCAGATCCCGTCAGCTTTCCTGGATTTTATGAGCAGGGTTTATCAGCCATGGAAGCTTGTAAACAAAATTTGGCCAATCACATTAAAGCTTACAAAAATCCTCCTGAGGAAATGG GCAAACCTGAGACGACCATCTATGCTAAGTATGACGTACAGCGGGGCGTTGAAAATGCTCTCATCTGTCATGTGACTCAAGTCTTCCCTCCTCCTGTCAAAGTGTCATGGTCTAAGAACAATGTCAAAGTAACAGATGGTGTGGATCTTAGCCAGTACCGCAAAAATAAGGATGACACCTTCAACATCTTCTCAACTCTGAGGTTCACACCTCAAGAGGGAGACATTTACAGCTGCACTGTGAACCACAAAGCTCTCGATTATCCTCTGACCAAAACATGGG AAGTAAATATTGCTCTGCCCAGTGTTGGTCCAGCTGTGTTCTGTGGAGTGGGTTTGAGTCTGGGGCTGCTGGGAGTTGCTGCTGGAACTTTCTTTCTGATTAAAGGAAACAACTGCAACTGA
- the LOC130568185 gene encoding H-2 class II histocompatibility antigen, E-S beta chain-like, with translation MTQPKLSSFHLMLMLSAFTGPAAGYYEMALEECIYSSSDYSDMVLITGWYFNKYLYTQFNSTVGEFVGFTEYGVRNAEFWNKNTALLQQARAEVDRFCKHNAQVSDPAVRDKTVKPDIKVSSVKESDGKHPAVLMCSAYNFYPQQIKVTWLKNNVPVTSDVTSTEEMADGDWYYQIHSHLEYTPKSGEKISCMVEHASSTKPMIVDWESSLPESERNKIVIGASALVLGTIIAAAGLIYYKKKSAGRILVPH, from the exons ATGACACAGCCTAAGCTCTCGAGTTTTCATCTCATGCTGATGCTGTCCGCATTCACTGGACCAG CTGCTGGATATTATGAAATGGCTTTGGAAGAATGCATCTACAGCTCCTCTGATTACAGTGACATGGTGCTCATTACTGGGTGGTACTTCAATAAATATCTGTACACACAGTTCAACAGCACTGTGGGGGAGTTTGTAGGGTTTACTGAGTATGGAGTGAGAAATGCAGAGTTCTGGAACAAGAATACCGCCTTACTGCAGCAAGCAAGAGCCGAGGTGGACAGATTCTGCAAACATAATGCTCAAGTTTCAGACCCAGCTGTCCGTGATAAAACAG TTAAACCGGATATTAAAGTCAGTTCTGTGAAGGAATCCGATGGCAAACATCCAGCTGTGCTGATGTGTAGCGCATACAACTTCTACCCACAACAAATCAAAGTGACCTGGTTAAAAAACAATGTACCTGTGACGTCTGATGTGACCTCAACTGAGGAGATGGCCGATGGCGACTGGTACTATCAGATCCACTCCCACCTGGAGTACACCCCCAAATCTGGAGAGAAGATCTCATGTATGGTGGAGCACGCCAGCTCCACTAAACCCATGATTGTTGACTGGG AGTCTTCTCTCCCGGAGTCTGAGAGAAATAAGATTGTTATCGGGGCTTCTGCTCTGGTGTTGGGAACCATTATAGCAGCTGCTGGACTCATTTACTACAAGAAGAAATCAGCAG ggAGGATCCTGGTACCACATTAA
- the slc7a4 gene encoding cationic amino acid transporter 4 gives MASCVSGCSPMVRFYQKLNRLKTLEDDVMATSLKRCLSTVDLALLGVGGMVGSGLYVLTGTVAKDTAGPAVVVSFIIAGIASLMAALCYAEFGARVPKTGSAYMFTYVSVGEIWAFLIGWNVILEYMIGGAAVARAWSGYLDSIFNHRIQNFTESHVMRWNVPFLAHYPDLLAAAILILASFLISFGVRVSSWLNHIFSAVSMVVIAFILVFGFILADPANWSAREGGFAPFGFSGIMAGTATCFYAFVGFDVIAASSEEASNPQRAIPAATAISLGLAATAYILVSTVLTLMVPWHTLDPNSALSDAFFRRGYSWAGFIVAVGSICAMNTVLLSNLFSLPRIVYAMSEDGLFFSVFSRVNPVTKVPVIAILVFGSLMAFLALIFDLEALVQFLSIGTLLAYTFVAASIIVLRFQPDKSSGSSGGGGVKTDASSPPSLNQSGQQVDPSPVAGESHTFAQDSGELKEYESFSDKLQLVERQKAVKERRAPGTLKARWEPYLGRLLGDCEPGEVVTFCVMALMVSGVSLSAVLVFGNNQLHLPVWSITLLLVIFSLVFMLSLFLIWVHEQQANHKTFQVPLVPFIPGFSILLNVFLMLKLSPLTWIRFIIWVAAGLLVYFGYGIWHSKEGLREQQGQDVSARYVVLPSGSLVETVQNVQPEGHAHNTLTPDNPPDNR, from the exons ATGGCATCATGTGTTTCCGGCTGCTCCCCGATGGTAAGATTCTATCAGAAACTGAACAGACTGAAGACGTTGGAGGACGATGTAATGGCAACATCACTGAAACGTTGTCTCTCCACGGTGGACCTGGCACTGCTCGGTGTAGGTGGAATGGTGGGTTCGGGCCTGTATGTTCTCACAGGAACCGTTGCGAAAGACACGGCAGGACCCGCCGTAGTGGTGTCTTTCATCATAGCAGGCATAGCATCTCTCATGGCGGCACTGTGCTATGCTGAATTTGGCGCTCGTGTACCAAAGACAGGCTCCGCCTACATGTTTACCTACGTCTCGGTTGGGGAAATCTGGGCCTTCCTCATTGGCTGGAATGTCATTTTGGAGTACATGATCGGTGGAGCTGCAGTAGCCCGTGCGTGGAGCGGCTATCTGGACTCTATTTTCAATCACCGTATCCAGAACTTCACAGAGAGTCATGTGATGCGCTGGAACGTTCCCTTCCTCGCTCATTACCCAGACCTCCTAGCAGCTGCCATTCTTATTCTGGCTTCCTTTTTAATTTCGTTTGGTGTTCGTGTGTCATCTTGGCTCAATCACATCTTCTCAGCCGTCAGTATGGTGGTCATTGCCTTTATCCTGGTGTTTGGATTCATACTGGCGGATCCGGCCAACTGGAGCGCTCGGGAGGGAGGTTTTGCCCCGTTCGGATTCTCGGGTATAATGGCTGGGACTGCAACATGCTTCTATGCCTTCGTCGGTTTTGATGTAATAGCAGCATCCAGCGAGGAAGCCAGCAATCCTCAGAGGGCCATTCCTGCAGCCACAGCCATCTCATTGGGCCTGGCAGCCACAGCGTACATTCTGGTGTCTACAGTTCTCACACTGATGGTTCCATGGCATACGCTAGATCCAAACTCAGCGCTGTCAGACGCATTCTTCAGACGAGGTTACAGTTGGGCCGGGTTCATCGTGGCTGTGGGCTCCATCTGTG CCATGAACACTGTGTTGCTCAGCAACCTCTTCTCCCTCCCGCGAATCGTGTATGCCATGTCCGAGGACGGCCTCTTCTTCTCTGTCTTCTCCCGTGTCAACCCTGTAACTAAAGTTCCTGTCATCGCCATTCTTGTTTTTGGCAGTCTAATGGCATTTCTTGCTCTCATCTTTGATCTGGAGGCTCTGGTCCAGTTCCTCTCGATCGGCACTTTGCTGGCTTACACATTTGTAGCGGCTAGCATCATAGTGCTCCGTTTCCAACCGGATAAAAGCAGCGGTAGCTCGGGAGGAGGTGGCGTCAAAACAGACGCTTCGTCCCCACCATCACTGAACCAATCAGGACAGCAGGTGGACCCATCTCCTGTAGCGGGTGAGAGTCACACCTTTGCACAGGACAGCGGAGAGCTGAAGGAGTACGAGTCCTTTTCTGATAAACTTCAGCTGGTGGAGAGGCAGAAGGCTGTGAAGGAAAGACGGGCACCTGGCACGTTGAAGGCTCGATGGGAGCCGTATCTGGGACGCTTGCTGGGGGACTGTGAGCCGGGGGAGGTGGTGACGTTCTGTGTGATGGCTCTGATGGTGAGCGGAGTCTCTCTTAGTGCCGTGTTGGTGTTTGGGAATAATCAGCTGCACCTGCCGGTGTGGAGCATCACCCTGTTACTGGTCATCTTCAGTCTGGTCTTCATGCTTAGTTTGTTTCTCATCTGGGTCCATGAACAGCAGGCCAATCACAAGACTTTTCAG GTTCCTCTGGTGCCGTTCATTCCTGGCTTCAGCATCCTCCTGAATGTGTTTCTCATGTTGAAGTTAAGTCCTCTCACCTGGATCCGTTTCATCATTTGGGTCGCAGCAG GTCTTCTGGTGTATTTTGGGTATGGCATCTGGCACAGTAAAGAGGGTTTACGAGAGCAGCAGGGACAGGACGTATCCGCTCGATATGTGGTTCTCCCTAGCGGAAGTCTGGTGGAGACGGTCCAGAACGTGCAGCCTGAAGGACACGCTCATAACACACTTACACCAGACAACCCACCTGACAACAGATGA